GTAAAGGTGATATCGAAGTAGTAAAAAAATTCATTGAGTACGGAGCTAACGTAAATGAGAGATCTGATGATATGTCTCCATTAATGACAGCTGCTCGTTACAACAAAGTAGAAATCATTAAAGTTTTATTGGCAGCAGGTGCTCGTCCAAACGATAAAAACGAAAAAGGATATACAGCTTTAAAATATGCACAATTATCAAATGCTACAGAAGCAATTGCTATTCTGAAAAATTTGTAAAAAACAGTTTTTAAAAGTTTGAGTTAGTACAAACGGCCTTCTTTGAGCGGATGGCCGTTTTTTTATGCACTTATTTTTGATCAATATTTTATAAATCAAAAAAGCACCATTTATATAAATGATGCTTTTCCTTCTTAAACCAAATTAATCTAACCAAAATTAATTTACTTTTATTCGATTGTTTCATGCTTTTTACGGTTAAATACCCAGAACAAAATTGGGAAAACCAATAAAGTTAAAATAGTAGCAGTAACCAGTCCGCCGATAATTACAATGGCAAGCGGTTTTTGAGATTCAGAACCAATACCGGTTGAAATAGCAGCTGGCATTAAACCAATTGAAGCCATTAATGCGGTCATAACTACTGCTCTTGTTCGGGCTTTTACACCTCGCAAAACTGATTCCTGTAGACTGAGTTTTGCCTTGAGATTATGATGGAATTCTGATATTAGGATAACTCCATTTTGAATACAAATTCCAAGTAAGGCGATAAAACCAACTCCGGCAGAAATTCCGAAGTTCATTCCGGTTAAGTGTAGAGCAATAATTCCTCCAATTACTGCAAAAGGCACATTCGCTAAAACAAGCAGTGAATCTTTGAAATTTCCAAATAATATAAAGAGCAAGACAAATATTCCAATTAAACTGATAGGCACAACCTGAGCCAGACGGGCACTTGCACGAACTTGATTTTCAAATTC
This is a stretch of genomic DNA from Flavobacterium endoglycinae. It encodes these proteins:
- a CDS encoding ankyrin repeat domain-containing protein; its protein translation is MKKSVIFLGAALLAFANVSIASNSTAVKNQVAVSAVYDEGTPLVVAVSKGDIEVVKKFIEYGANVNERSDDMSPLMTAARYNKVEIIKVLLAAGARPNDKNEKGYTALKYAQLSNATEAIAILKNL